The Arachis ipaensis cultivar K30076 chromosome B10, Araip1.1, whole genome shotgun sequence DNA window CATGTCGTGTGTCCATGTATGTGCAACCATCTCCAAGATAAATCGAAATCCTGAGGATTTTTGTAATCATTGGCTGACCATGGAAGCCTATAGAGATACCTACAAGCACTCTCTCAATCCAATACCAGCACAAGATCTTTGGGAGAGAAGTGAACAAAATAGGCCTCATGCACCTAAAATGAAGCGAAAGCCAGGGTCGATAACCCAAAAATGACGGAAGGATGCTGATGAAGAGCCATCTAATGTTAAGAAGTCAAAAACTGAAACCAAGTTGAAGAGGAAATACAAAGAATTCACATGTATTTACTGTGGTACGAGAGGGCATACAAAGAGAAGTTGCGCTCATAGGAAAGCTGATGACCTTGCTAGTGCCCTTGTTAATGCAGCAGCGGCtgttgttgcaaaagaaaaaggttCTAAGGCTGGAGAGACTACAGATTCAGCAAATGCTGGTACTACTAACACTCAAGCTGCTGAGATTAATGAAAATGCTCCATTAGCACCAGGACAAGCTGATGATGATGCAAATGCTTCAGAGATTGTACTCACCCAACCCACTTACTCACAGCCAGAAAATCAGGAATAGGTAGTGATTTGTTTCTAATATTTGATTAACTGTTAACTGGTTTGTATTGGTTTATAATACATGAGTAAATGTTGGGTAGATCCAATTGATTGATACTATTTGATAATATATTGATTGGTTTTTATTGGGTTGTATTGGTCACTAATTCTGTTAACAATTTCACTAGGTCCCTCCATCAGACCCACATCCACCTCCACAACAGGTCACAAGGCCTGACAAGTTGCAATCTAAGAGGAAAAAAACTTTTAATGTGGACCTAATGCAAGGAGCAAGTTCTGGGATAACTACACGCTTGGCAAAGTTTATGACATTCGTCCCCACCCCGGGCTTCAAACCACCAACAACAAAATAGAAAACGATTTGCAATGTTGACTGGAAGTTGTGTAGAACATATTTTGTAGAGAGAATTTGATCAAACTATGCTCTTTTGATATTTTGTTACTATATTATGTAGAGTAATCTGTTTTGGTTTAGGATATTTGAAACTATGTTATCTAGGGTATTTGAAGTATGATACAGATACTGCTATTGCTAATGCTGTGATATTAACAATGATTAATGACTATGAATTACTTAATGAATTACTTATTTGTGGGTCCTCTGTCAAGTGCAAGAACCACAAAAGGTTCTATTAGATTTTCTTTTGTCATAACATCTCATCTATTTTTGTTTGCATAGGAACAAAGAAGATAATCATTGAGAGCCGAAGTTATTATTTTGTATTCAATGTTTTCACAAATAAACTATACACTTAAATTTATTCACTAATGGAAGTGCATACTACATATATAATTATCAGAGCCAGCTCCTGATCTTGTCTTCATATACAGACTCATAACAACTTGACCAATTTGATCAAACTATGCTCTTCTGATACTTATTTGGTCATAAGTTATACCTCCTCTTTTGTATAATCTCAgttttaaagaatttttataGGATATATCATTATCAAGAGAACATAAAATTTCATTTCTATTTTGTCATTAAATACATAACAATGCTTCATTCACATAACTGATATCACAATTACATATATTTCATCCCACCGAATCCATAAGCTACAATCACAAttctaaaaataataacaaacacAGACAACATAATATTTCACATTTTTAATATTCTAGTTTCAGCTTTAACTGCACTAATTTTCCATCCCAAAGATATTTTCCAATGGTCTTCACTAACTGAACTTTCATTTCTGTCAActatggcttcttcttcttcaacatctgccATTTAAAAAAGTCGCACCATCTCATACCGGTAGTCTATAAcaccaaaaatccaaaaaaaattgagaggaagaacaactacaaaacCAACAAGCATTTGAAAAATAAGACACACAATCAACTTGCAACAATTCAACCAACTCACATTATAGTTAGAGCATCCATACAATGGTCTTTCTGGATTGGAATCCGTCCTAGACCACTGAAGAATAGGACGCAACCCACAACCGCACCAATGCGGAACCTTTCCACCTCTGTCACGGTGTGTGTTCTTCACCCAGCCACCATGCGAACGAGCTTACTAGAGCTACCTGAGCCTTGGCTGCTGCTTCCCAACATTCTTCTCAACTTTTGGAGACACTCTTGTGATTTGGAAAAATTGGAACTTCTaggttttatttgaaatttttaggGGTTAAATTAATGCCTTCAAATATTTTGCCACGTCATCTAATTGCAAGGGTGCCAGGTGCCAACTAAAATTGACAGGTCAGCTTTTCAGTGATGAAAAACGCCGGAAGGACCAATTTGAGGCGCGGGTCAAAATTTCAGGATACAATTAGAGTCAATTGAAATCTTGAGGGCTAAATTGAGTCGGGATCAAATTTCAGGGGccaatttgagtattaactcgcTAAAGGAAGTCATTCgtgttaagaaaaaaaaaagacccGAAGCCTAATCTTCAAAGAAGTCCCCCAACATACTCTCTCACACTCACAGCACAGAGGCGAGCTTTCCTCAACCTTCTCTGTCAGCGCCTCTCGCCGGCCTCCATCTCGTCGCCGCCGCTCGCCGGCCCCTCTGCGTCACTGCGCTGTCTCTTTGCTCGCCCTCACTGCTCGCTGCTGCCTCCATCTCTACTCACCCTCTGCCCTATTCTCTTGTCTCCTCTGCCTCCCTCTTTTCTTCTCTGGCTCGGTTCTCTCCATCTGCGTGTGGCTAAGgtgagtttttttttatttttatttttagttattcaaTCATTATTGTTTAAAATTTTGGGTGATTGTTGCTGCTGATCCTGTTTTCATTAGTTGCCATGGTTGGTTTTTTGCtgttttttttattgttgctCTTTTTTGTGATTGTTGTTGTTTAGCGTTTCTTGATGCTTGCTTTTAGGTTGATTGATGCTAACTgttgctgttttttttttgtgattgctGGTTTTTCTCTGATTGATGCTTGCTGTTTTCTTTTCCTGATTGATGCTTGCTGTTTAGATGATTTGAATCTGCTGATAGTATGATTAGATGATAGGCTCTGTCAATTAATTAGGTGATGTACTAATGTGATACTATAGTtagatgatattttttttttgcttttaagATGGTTTAATCAAATACACTAATTTGAAGAcatgtatttaaattttaaatttaattttaattttttgaatattttatatttttaacctGTTCAACCAGTGAACCTGAGACCCAGTAACCAGCAGCCTAACCGATTCGATGGGtgggttctgacaactatgcttAACCTAGTAATCCCCAAAACTCCGAACCCCCATTCTCTTTTCTATTCTCCATTCACCCCTCTTCTCACTCCTCTATTTgccttccttccttccttccatCGTTCGGAGCTTGAGTCTTGTCCCTTGCTTTTACTGTGTCCTTCTTCCATTGTTACCTCAGTTCGGGTAGGTCCTCTCATCCCTGGTTCTCCTTTTAGCTTTCAGTTTTATATTATTTGTTGTCATACCCTGTTGAACATGAAACGAACCTACCAGGGGATTTTGCCATTTTGATTATATCCAgtagaaaaattttatttttggtaaatgatttttgaTTGGTGAGCTGGTTCTGAAATTTGATATGAGACATTATATAGTATCTGAAATTAGATTAAGGATGTGACAGACTTGGATGATGTTTGTAGTAACTATGAGTTTGGGTTGGAGAAATTTTTTTGGTTCTCTTCTTAcatacttttaattttttctctTAAGTAGTCACACTAAACCTTTTGGTTCAGTTATTAATGTCTATTGTGATTGAGTTTTGAGTGAAAAGCCTTGTTGTATATGATGATTGGTGAAGAAGCTTTCCTTTCCATCCACAATTACTTGTTCTGTTAGGAATACACAAGCTCAATTACATTCCagcacttcctttttatttttttcctctgATTTCTCCAATTCAAATCAATTTGTACTTTTTAAAACTTGAATAATTAAAAATCCTATGTGTAGAGCAGTGTCAATATTGAGAAATAGATTTTATATATAATAGATTTTGATATGTCAAAGCAGTCGCGTTAGCTATGTTAGCTTTCAGGGAAGTTTGAAGTTAGAGCCGTAGAGGCACTTAAAAGGCATATCTAGTTCTATAAGACATGCAAACTTTTAACTAATTAAAAGGAAACTGTGATTTTTTAGAGATCTGTTGTCATGAAAATAAAATTGGAGTTtcgtaatttaattattttctagtgttttctggGGAAATATAATGTTGTAGTGCGATTTATATTGTAGAGCACTTTGATTTGGTTTCCGTTATAACATATAATTTGATGGATAATTGAGCATATAATcctataattagaaatttagaatatAGTGTGTTATTAATAAGGGGTAAAATTgttgaagcaaaaaaaaagaagaatcatTAAAGGTTCATTCTAAATCATGGAGTTCAATTCAATGATCTCGCAGGCCCACATATAGACATTCCAAACAGCCTATCAGTGTGCACTGTACAATGTGGGCAGCCCTACAAGCTCGAGCATCAGTTTCGTCGTGGTGGCTTTCTTCACGGCAATGGAAGCTAGCATTTTCGTCTTCCTCTTCTGCCGTTGGAAAATGCACCCTTGATCTTCACGAGATTGAGAAGGTTCTAACGGATGTTAAAGCTGACGACGTTAAGGTTATACCGTCTCCCAAGTACTGTGATTGGGCTGATTTCATGGTTCTAGCAACCGGCAGGTCCACGTGGTATGTCAAGAACATCGCTCAAGCTCTAATTTACAAGGTAGGTCTGCTCGTTCTTTTTTCACATCCCTATTTACTTTTCAATAGGTTGAAAAGTAAAAGGTTTTTGGTATTGAAACCTGAAAATTTTGATACTTGAATTGGCCATTTTTATGGGTTTAATGCTGCCAAATAAGAAACCAAACATGTCTATCATTTTGTAGTTTCTAGGTTTAGTTCTTGCTATGTTATGATTTATGAATAAAACTGCTGATGCATTTTTTTGCCTTGTATTATTttttaaagaaattcaaaatttatttatttatttatttattttgttcgtTTTTGTTATAAGCAGGCTAAGCAGAAGCAAAAAGGTGCAGACCGAATGATGCTACCTAGTGTGGAAGGTCAAGCAGGAGGAAAGTGGATTGTAATTGACTCTGGTACTTATTTATTAgagtatatacccattttggtcctcaaagaatttcaaactggacactttagtccccaactaaaattaattagttgattggtccctaacaattaattaCATCAGTCACTTAGGTCTTTTACTTCGTTAActctaacggaggacaaaatagtccctgacaattctaacaggggacaaaatggtccctgacaactctaacaagggATAAAATGATCCCTGACCCCTTTATTCGAAAATGACACTGTTCTTCtccaatttttatcatatctcgcataaccctaacatt harbors:
- the LOC107620186 gene encoding protein Iojap-related, mitochondrial-like; protein product: MWAALQARASVSSWWLSSRQWKLAFSSSSSAVGKCTLDLHEIEKVLTDVKADDVKVIPSPKYCDWADFMVLATGRSTWYVKNIAQALIYKAKQKQKGADRMMLPSVEGQAGGKWIVIDSGKVVVHALERFRHE